A window of Streptomyces broussonetiae genomic DNA:
ACGGCTCGCTCGTCGTCGCCACCCTCGGCCCGGCCTACGGGCCGGAGGCGATCAGCACGCTCACCGAGGGCTTCCGGAAAGTGCACCCGGACATCAAGCTCCGGATCAACGCGGTGCAGGCCGTGGACTGGTCGGACTTCTTCGCGAAGATCCTCACCCAGATCGCGGCGGGCACCGCCCCCGACCTGGTCTACGTCGCCACCGAGGGTGTCCAGCTGTTCGCGCAGCGCCTCGGCGTGCCGCTGGACCGCTGGGTGAAGCGTGACGCGGCGCAGCTGAAGGAGTACTTCGCCGACGTCCACCCCTCGCTGGTGGAGTCGATGATGTACGAGGGGCATCTCTACCAGCTGCCGGTCGAGTTCAACGCGGCGGACATGTACCTCAACCGGCAGGTGCTGCGGCGGGCGGGCGCAGACTTCCCGGCGCCGGACTGGACCCGCAACGACTTCACCACGCTGCTGCGGGCCATGAAGAGGTCCAGCGGCTCCCAGTTCACCCCGTACTTCTGGACCAACCGGCTGTGGGGCGGCGTGGTGCCCTGGCTGTTCAACAACGGCACCAACCTCCTCGCCGAGTCCAAGGCACCCGGCGGCGCCTGGCTGTGGGACTCCTTCTATCCGGCCGCCGAACGCAGGGGCCGCGGTGGCGGCTTCCGCTGGACGACCCCGCAGGCCACGGACGACCGCGTCGAGGAGGCGTACGACTATCTCGCCTCCCTCATCCACGAGAACCTCTGCACCCGCCCCGAGGGCGGCAACGGCCAGAACCTTGTCGGCGTGTTCTCCACCGGCCGCGTCGGCGTCACGCCCGCGGGCGGCTTCTGGGCGGGCGGACTGCACCTGGCCGGCATGAAAGCCGACGCCTACGACGTCCAGTACTTCCCTCGCTGGCGCACTCAGCGCATGCAGTTCGGCGCCGCCGGCTACGCCCTGCTGCGCACCTCCGAGAAGCAGGACGAAGCCTGGGAGTTCATCAAGTACGCCGCCCGCAAGGACACACTCACGGCGCTGTTCGACACCAACCAGACGACCCCGGCGCGCCGTTCGCTGCTGACCGCCGGCCGCTACAAGGAGACCGGTCCGGCACACTGGCCGGCCTTCTACGGCACTCTCGACAAGTTCCCCGACACCGGACCCATCCCCGCGCCGCCGCAGGTCGCCGAGGTGACCGAGGTCCTGCTCAAGCACACCGGCACCGCCCTGGCCTCCCCGCGCTCGGTGCGCCCCGCGCTGCGCCGGATGCAGAGCGACCTGGAGAAGGCCATGGAGCGTGAAGTATGACGAGCACCCAGATCACCACGCCCGTAAGGACGCCGGCAGGTCAGTCGCCCGCCCCGCGCCGGTCACCCCGGGACCGCGGAACCCGCCTGCTGGCCACACTGTTCCTGGCACCCACCCTCGTCGGCATCGTCGTCTTCACGGTCGTACCGATCGTCGGCTCGGTCGTGCTCAGCCTGTTCCAGTGGAACGTCATCGACTCCCCCAGCTTCGCCGGGACCGCCAACTACCGTGAGATCTTCGGCAATTCGACCGTGCTGGTCTCCTTCCGCAACACCCTCGTGTTCATGGTGTTCGCGGTCGCGCTGCAAATGCTCGTCGCGCTGGCCCTTGCGCTCACGCTGACCGGACGGATGCCGGTGTGGCTGCGCTCGGTGTTCCGCTCGGCGTTCTTCTTCCCGCTGGTGCTGTCCGCCGCATCGATCTCCGTGGTGATGAAGTACCTCTTCAACCAGGACTTCGGGGTGGTGAACTGGCTGATCGGACTGGTCGGGATCGCCCCGGTGCCGTGGCTGACCTCCGAGAACGCGGCGATGGCGACGGTGGTCATCGTCTACGTCTGGCAGCAGTTCGGTTTCTCGTTCCTGCTGTTCGTCGGCGGCCTGAACAACATCCCCAAGGAGATCCACGAGGCGGCCTCCCTCGACGGCGCGACCGGACTGCGCAAGCACCTGCACATCACGCTGCCGCTGCTGTCGCCGACGCTGCTGGTGGCGACCGTGGTCGGCGTGATCAACGCGCTGCAGGTCTTCGAGCAGCCGTACGTGCTGACGAACGGCGGGCCCGGCGACTCCACCCGCACCGTCGTGATGGTCATCTACGAGACCGCGTTCGAGCAGTTGCGCTTCGGCGAGGCGTCCGCGGTGGGCGTGCTGCTCTTTGTGCTGATCATGGCGGTGACCGCCCTCCAGTTCCGGCTCAGCCGGCGTTTCGTCCACTACCAGTGAGCCGGGTGAGTCCCTTGAGCCAAGCAACACTGTCCCCGAGCCACGCCCGACACGCGCTCGGGCCGTGGGCACGCATCGCCGCTCTGACCGTGTGCGCGCTGTTGACCCTCGGCCCGGTCATCTGGACCGTGTCGACCTCGCTGCGCACCCCGGCCCAGTCCTTCGACCTGCCCCCGAAGATAATCCCGACGCATCCCACGACCGCCGCGTACCGCGGGGTGTTCGACCAGCTAGACGTGTGGCTGCTCGCCCTCAACTCCACGCTGGTGACCGCGCTGATCGCGGTCGGCCAGATGATCACGGCGGGACTGGCCGGGTATGCGTTCGCCCGCCTCGAATTCCGGTTCAAGAAACCCCTGTTCGGGCTGGTACTGGCAACGATGATGGTGCCGCTGCAGGTCACCATCGTGCCGGTCTTCCTGGTGCTGAAGTCGATGGGCCTGACGGACACCCTGCTCGGCCTGATCATCCCGGCCTTCCCCACGGCGTTCGGCACCTTCCTGATGCGCCAGTACTTCCTGGGCATGCCCAAGGACCTGGGCGAGGCGGCCATGCTGGACGGAGCTGGGCCCTGGCGGATCTTTCGGTCCGTGTACGCGCCGCTGGCCGCGCCCGGTCTCGCGATCGTCGGCGTGCTGGCCTTCAACTACCACTGGAACGAGTTCTTCCGGCCGCTGATCCTGGAGACCTCCGGCCAGAACTACACCTTGCCCCTGGGCCTCGTCTCCCTCCAGGGCAACCTCGGCACCGGCTCCATCTCGGTGGTCCTCGCCGGCGTCGTCCTTTCCATGCTCCCCGCCGTCGCCGTGTTCGTCGTCGGCCAGCGCCCTCTGCGCGAGGGCATCACGTCCGCAGGAGTCAACCGTTGAAACATGACCCAAACGCTCCGCGTTTCAGGGTCCGCCCGCCCCACAACTGGATCAACGACCCCAATGGTCCGTTCCGTTGGCGGGACCGCTACCACCTCTTCTACCAGCACAACCCCGACGCTCCGCTACACGCGAACGTCCACTGGGGCCACGCCTCCAGCCCCGACCTCGCACACTGGGAGCACCACCCGATCGCGCTCACCCCGACACCCGGCGGCCCGGACGAGGCCGGCTGCTGGTCCGGCTGCGTGGTCGACGACGACGGCGTACCGACCGCCGTGTACACCGGCGTCGACCGCCACCACACCGGCCTCGGCTCCATCTGCCTGGCCCGGGCCGTAGTCCCCGGCGACGAGACGCTCACCGATTGGAAGCCGCTGCCGACGCCCGTGGTGGCCGGTCCGCCGGCCGACCTGGACGTGGTGATGTTCCGCGACCCGTTCGTGTTCACCGACGGCGGGCGGCGATGGGCGCTGGTCGGCGCGGGACACGCCGACGGTACGCCGTCGGTCCTGCTGTACGACTGCGACGACCTGGCCGACTGGCGGTTCGCCGGAGTGTTCCTCGACGGCAACGACCCCGTGGCGGCAGAGCTGTTCGGCGATCGGCCCGTCGGCTGGGAATGCCCGCAGATGTATGCGACGACCAGTGGGGAGTCGGTGCTCGTGGTGTCGCTGTGGGACGGGGACCCGTGGACCACAGGCTACCTGACGGGACGTCTACGTCCTTACCATGACGGCGAGTTGCGCTTCGAGGCGCGCACCGGCGGCCTGCTCGACCATGGGCGGGACTTCTACGCGCCAGCCGTGCTCCAGGAGCCGGACCGGGCCCTGATGTGGGGCTGGTCCTGGGAAGCTCGCGAGCAGGGCGACGTGGACCTCGCCGGGTGGGCCGGTGTCCTCACCGCGCCGAGAGAGGTGGACGTACATCCGGACGGCACGCTGCACGTCGTACCGCCGAAGCAGTTCGAACTGCTTCGCGCGGCCGAGCCGTTCGTCACCGCGCCGGGCGGCCGGGTACCGCTTCCGCAGTCGTACGACCTCGCCGTCACCGCACACGGGCCCACCACCGTGAGCCTGCTGCGGTCCGCCTCCGGTGCGGAGGTGACGGTGCGGCTGGACCCGGACGCGGGCACCGTGACGCTGGATCGCGGTGACTGGCCGCGCACGCCCGCCGACGGGTCGGCGCCGATCGTGGTGCGGACGCCGGGCAGCAAGCTGCGGATGCTCGTCGACGGTTCGTTGATCGAGCTGTTCGTCGACGATCGGGCCACGATCACCGAGCGTGTCTACCTGCGCCCCGACGACGTGCCCGAGCTCGTCGTGTCGGGGGCGGCGACTGCCGTCACGGGGTGGGAGCTGGTCCCACGGACGCACGACTGATCACCGGGCAGGCGATGCGCCGCGTGGTGGCGGGCGGGGTGCGTCCGGTTTCGATGGAGTCGAGGAGGAGCCGGGCGGCGGCTTCACCCATCGCGTGGTGCGGGAGCGCGACCGTGGTCAGGGGCGGGGTCAGGAACTCGGCCATGTGCTCTTGATCGTCGTAGCCGACCACCGACAGATCGGCGGGGACGGCGATGTCGAGCCGGGTCGCGGCATGCAGGACGCCCGCCGCGACCCGGTCGTTGTAGCAGAAGATCCCGGTCGGGCGGTGATCGGCGGGCGCTCCGTCGAGGATCCGCATCGCGCCCTCGTATCCGCCGGAGATCTCGCCCCCGGTGCGCAGGACCCACTCCTTGGGGACCGTGATCCCCTCGGCGCGCAGGGCGTCCCGGTAGCCGCGCAGCCGCTCGACGGAGGCGATGTCGTCCTGGCCACCGACCACGGCGACCCGACGGTGTCCCTTCTCCAGCAGGAGCCGGGCGGCGGTGCGGCCTCCGGCGCGTTCGGCGGGGATGACGGAGGGCAGGGAGTCGTCCTCGGGCAGGCAGTTGGCGAGGACGGAATGGGTGCGGTGCAGGCCCTCGGGGACGCGGACCCGACGTAGCGACATGGCGGCGTAGATGATGCCGTCCACGCGTCGGTCGAGGAGTTCGGCGACGGCAGCGTCCTCCTTGGCGGGGTCGCCGCCGGAGTCCACGGTCAGGACAAGGTGCTCGTTGTCCCAGGCGGTCTCCATCGCGCCGCGCAGCAGCCGGCCCGCGAAGGGTGTGGAGGCGATCTCGTCGGTGACCAGGCCGATCACGGCCGTACGACGGCGGCGCAGGCCGCGGGCAACGGGGTCGGGGCGGTAACCGAGCTGTTCGGCGGCCTGACGGATGCGTTCCTGGGTGGCGGGTGAGAGATTGCCCTCGGCGCGCCCGTTGAACACGAAGGAGACAGCGGTGTGGGACACGCCGGCGAGCCGGGCGACGTCCCGTGACGTGGGACGCCCGGACCCCGCCGACTGCCTCTCCTCCGTGCCGCCCATGCCGCGCGCTGCCCTCATATCCGCCCGTCCGATTGATCACTGCTCACCCTATCCGTGACGCTCGGTGTACGACACAGCCGAGGGAGATTTCCCGTGCAGAGGGCATCTCCACGCCGCCGACGGTCTCGGCAACCTCCACGCCACAATCTGTACCGCGAGGGCTTTGTCGCTCAGCGCACGTGCCTCGGTTCGGCGTGGCCGACACTTGGACTCGTGCTGATCGTCTTTCCAGGTGTCCCAGACACCAATACCGAGGCCGACACATGCGACTAAGCGGTCCTGGTGAAGTTCGCTGCTGATCCTTCGATGTCGTTGAGTTCGGGGCTGCGGGGCTGCGGGGCAGCAGGCAGAACGGCTCCACCCGGATCTTCACCAGCTGCTCGCGGCGGCCCTTGAAATCCCTGTCCAGGTGCACGGAGGCGTTGTCCAGCACCACGGTGCACGGTCTCGACCGTCGCCAGACAGGCAGTGCGGGGCCCGACACCGTCCGCGGCCGGGGCCGGCGCGGCGGCCTCGCCGGGCAGGCCGGCCAGCCGACAACAGACGAACTCCAGCAACACGGCCGCGTCGATCTCACCGGGAGTGTGCTCCCACCACAGATCAGGATCGGCGCCCACGACCAGGGCGCCCAGCACGTTGATACGCCGGTCGCTCTTGTCCTCGCCGATGCGGCGCGCCTGGAGGGCGGCGCGCAGCTGGGGGTCCCGGCCGTAGGCTTCGTCGCCGGTCACCCAGGAGGCGGTGATCCCGGCGTCCAGCGCGGCTTCGATCATTTTCGCAGCCAGACGTGGCTTGGTGGCGAACTGCACAGCCTCGGGTATCCCGGCCGAGCGGGTGCGGTGGTTCGCTCGCTGGCGTGCCGACATGATGGCGGATCTGCGATCCGGGAGCAGTGATCATCCGCTGCGGTGTGCGTTCGTGGACACGGTGCGGCGGTGGGACCTGGATCACGGGCTCATCGAGGAGCACCTGGACGCCAATGAGGCGGAGGCCGAGGCCCCGCCGGTGTTCGAGACGTTCGCCGACCAGCGCCGCTACCCGAGGAGGATCACGGGGACGATCGCGCAGCTGTGCTCGCCACGTCCCGCGCGTACCCGGACTCGCCGGGCTGGTCCGAACAGGAACAGCGGCAGGTCGCCGCGCCAGCGGGAGAAGGAACGCGACCTCACTGGTGTGATCCTGACGCACGCCTTCTGGAACGAGGCCCCCGGATCCGCACGGCCTGATCCCCGCTCCCAGCTCAAGTACGCGCTCGGCAGCGGGGACAGCGAGGGTCGGGAGTCGGGCGTAGCCGTGGCGGACCGCCCCTCCGAGCCGTCGCCCGTCACCGTGGTCCTTCCCGACGGCCAGTGGCCCTTCACCGGCTTGAGGAGTGCGGTGGTGGCTGGCCGCCGACAGAGCTGGCGGAGGCCGGGCCAACTGACGGCAGCGTTACGGCCGGGGCCTGTTCGCGAACACCCACCGGTTGCCCGCCAGCGCGTCGTTCTGCTCGGGCAGCGGGCCGCATCCGTGCTGGCGGGTGAAGTCGAAGGGGGTGTGGACCGATGTGGACCAGCCTTTGCTCGCCAGATCGCCCGCGGAGTCGGGCCTCGGCCCTCCATCGAACAGGCTGAGCAGGTCGATACCGATCTGGTGTTTCGTCGAGGTGTAGATCGGGCTGTCGCGATATTCCAGCAAGTCCTTCTCAAGTTTGACCTCGAACGCCAGAGCGCTTCCCCCCGTGCTCAACCGGTCCACCGTGTCGATGAGGTATGTCTCGGCGGCGTTGGGCAGGTAGAACAGCAATCCCTCGGCCAGCCAGACGCTCGGTGCGGCCGTGTCGAAGCCGGCGGCGGTCAGTGCCCGGGCCCAGTCGGCGCGCAGATCGATCGGGATCGGTACCCGCGCTGCCTTCGGGGTGGCCGACAGTCCGCCGAGCACCTTGTGCTTGAACGCCAGCACGTGTTCCGTGTCGATCTCGAAGATCACGCAGTCGGGAGGCCAGTCGAGTCGGAACGCCCGCGAATCCAACCCGGCCCCGAGCAGAACTACCTGGCGGGTGTTGCCAGCGTGCACCGACTGGAGGAGAAAGTCGTCGAGGACCCTCGTCCGCAGACCGAAGTAACGCGCGAATCGCCCCCACAGCGGGTTAGCGTCCCCGTCCGGAACCTGTTGTGTGCGGACCGGCCAGCCCGCGGACACCGGTGCGGCGAGCACGAAGTGTTCTGCGTAGACGTCCTGTGCCAGGCTGTCGTGGCGGTGGGTCTCGATCGCCCGTGCCGCGGCGACCATGAGAGCGGTCAGGCCGATACCCCCTTCCACGCCTTCCGCACCGGTGTTCGGTTGTGCTGTGCCGACCATGTGTCCTCCCTTGGCGCGAGTAGAGACCACGAACAGCGAGGAATGCGAACGATGGGTCTGCGGTGAACGCACGAGGTTGCACCTCTGGGTGATCCGTCCCTCGGGGGAGCCCGATGGCGCGCAGCCCTGCGGCCATCCGGCATTGGTCCGGCCGGCTCGGCACGGGTCAGTTCGCCGCGCGGACCGGCCACGGCGGTGCGGTGCCGGTGACGGTCTGTCAGGACGCGGTCGCGCGGACAGGCAGAGGCGTTGAACGCCTCGCTCATCGGGTCCTCCCCGCCGGGACCAGGACGGGTTTGACCACGCGGCCCGCGTCACAGTCGTGTTCGGCCTCGTTGATGTCGGCGAGTGGGTACGTACGGATCAGCTGGTCGAAGGGAAACCGCCCGGCCTGCCACAGTCCGGTCAGTCGTGGAATCAGCAGTCCCGGCACCGCGTCCCCCTCGCAGATGTGGGAGATCCTCCTGCCCCGGTCCAGCGTCCCCGGGTCGAGCGGCAGCGCGGTGTGGAGCCGTGCCACCAGGCCGAGGTGGCCGGTCGGGCGCAGGGCCCGCAGCGCGTTGTTGATCAGCTGGATGGAGCCCGTGGTGTCGAGTGCGTACTGCGCGCCGCCGTCGGTCAGTTGCTGAATGCGGTTGGGCAGGGCGGTCGATGCGGCGTGCAGCGGGATCGCGTGGAGCCGCTCGGCGAGGGCCAGCCGTTCGGGGTGCCGGTCGACGGCCACGGTCACCGCCCCGGCCGCGGTGGCCGCCATCACCGCGGCCAGACCCACTGCTCCCGCGCCGAAGACGGCGAGGGTGTCGCCGGGGCCGACACCGAGGGAGTTGAAGACTGCTCCGGCGCCGGTGAGGAAGCCGCAGCCGAGCGGTCCGAGCAGTTCGAGGGGCAGCGAGGGATCGACCCGGACGGCGTTGCGGGCCGCGACCATCGCGTACTCGGCGAACGATGACTGGCCGAACCACCGGGGGGC
This region includes:
- a CDS encoding class I SAM-dependent methyltransferase, with the translated sequence MVGTAQPNTGAEGVEGGIGLTALMVAAARAIETHRHDSLAQDVYAEHFVLAAPVSAGWPVRTQQVPDGDANPLWGRFARYFGLRTRVLDDFLLQSVHAGNTRQVVLLGAGLDSRAFRLDWPPDCVIFEIDTEHVLAFKHKVLGGLSATPKAARVPIPIDLRADWARALTAAGFDTAAPSVWLAEGLLFYLPNAAETYLIDTVDRLSTGGSALAFEVKLEKDLLEYRDSPIYTSTKHQIGIDLLSLFDGGPRPDSAGDLASKGWSTSVHTPFDFTRQHGCGPLPEQNDALAGNRWVFANRPRP
- a CDS encoding carbohydrate ABC transporter permease encodes the protein MTSTQITTPVRTPAGQSPAPRRSPRDRGTRLLATLFLAPTLVGIVVFTVVPIVGSVVLSLFQWNVIDSPSFAGTANYREIFGNSTVLVSFRNTLVFMVFAVALQMLVALALALTLTGRMPVWLRSVFRSAFFFPLVLSAASISVVMKYLFNQDFGVVNWLIGLVGIAPVPWLTSENAAMATVVIVYVWQQFGFSFLLFVGGLNNIPKEIHEAASLDGATGLRKHLHITLPLLSPTLLVATVVGVINALQVFEQPYVLTNGGPGDSTRTVVMVIYETAFEQLRFGEASAVGVLLFVLIMAVTALQFRLSRRFVHYQ
- a CDS encoding glycoside hydrolase family 32 protein, which encodes MKHDPNAPRFRVRPPHNWINDPNGPFRWRDRYHLFYQHNPDAPLHANVHWGHASSPDLAHWEHHPIALTPTPGGPDEAGCWSGCVVDDDGVPTAVYTGVDRHHTGLGSICLARAVVPGDETLTDWKPLPTPVVAGPPADLDVVMFRDPFVFTDGGRRWALVGAGHADGTPSVLLYDCDDLADWRFAGVFLDGNDPVAAELFGDRPVGWECPQMYATTSGESVLVVSLWDGDPWTTGYLTGRLRPYHDGELRFEARTGGLLDHGRDFYAPAVLQEPDRALMWGWSWEAREQGDVDLAGWAGVLTAPREVDVHPDGTLHVVPPKQFELLRAAEPFVTAPGGRVPLPQSYDLAVTAHGPTTVSLLRSASGAEVTVRLDPDAGTVTLDRGDWPRTPADGSAPIVVRTPGSKLRMLVDGSLIELFVDDRATITERVYLRPDDVPELVVSGAATAVTGWELVPRTHD
- a CDS encoding NAD(P)-dependent alcohol dehydrogenase, producing MRFGAAVLRSYESRFAVEEVVLNAGPADGEILVEIAGCGMCRTDLAVRRSAGRSPLPAVLGHEGAGVVVETGGPVTGLSVGDHVVLSFDSCGHCRNCMGAAPAYCDSFASLNLFGGRKENTARLTDAAGGELAPRWFGQSSFAEYAMVAARNAVRVDPSLPLELLGPLGCGFLTGAGAVFNSLGVGPGDTLAVFGAGAVGLAAVMAATAAGAVTVAVDRHPERLALAERLHAIPLHAASTALPNRIQQLTDGGAQYALDTTGSIQLINNALRALRPTGHLGLVARLHTALPLDPGTLDRGRRISHICEGDAVPGLLIPRLTGLWQAGRFPFDQLIRTYPLADINEAEHDCDAGRVVKPVLVPAGRTR
- a CDS encoding carbohydrate ABC transporter permease; translation: MSQATLSPSHARHALGPWARIAALTVCALLTLGPVIWTVSTSLRTPAQSFDLPPKIIPTHPTTAAYRGVFDQLDVWLLALNSTLVTALIAVGQMITAGLAGYAFARLEFRFKKPLFGLVLATMMVPLQVTIVPVFLVLKSMGLTDTLLGLIIPAFPTAFGTFLMRQYFLGMPKDLGEAAMLDGAGPWRIFRSVYAPLAAPGLAIVGVLAFNYHWNEFFRPLILETSGQNYTLPLGLVSLQGNLGTGSISVVLAGVVLSMLPAVAVFVVGQRPLREGITSAGVNR
- a CDS encoding extracellular solute-binding protein, whose protein sequence is MTDSHFTRRTLLRYGTYGAGAAALAGTAASWDRLTGADIPGRDDGSLVVATLGPAYGPEAISTLTEGFRKVHPDIKLRINAVQAVDWSDFFAKILTQIAAGTAPDLVYVATEGVQLFAQRLGVPLDRWVKRDAAQLKEYFADVHPSLVESMMYEGHLYQLPVEFNAADMYLNRQVLRRAGADFPAPDWTRNDFTTLLRAMKRSSGSQFTPYFWTNRLWGGVVPWLFNNGTNLLAESKAPGGAWLWDSFYPAAERRGRGGGFRWTTPQATDDRVEEAYDYLASLIHENLCTRPEGGNGQNLVGVFSTGRVGVTPAGGFWAGGLHLAGMKADAYDVQYFPRWRTQRMQFGAAGYALLRTSEKQDEAWEFIKYAARKDTLTALFDTNQTTPARRSLLTAGRYKETGPAHWPAFYGTLDKFPDTGPIPAPPQVAEVTEVLLKHTGTALASPRSVRPALRRMQSDLEKAMEREV
- a CDS encoding LacI family DNA-binding transcriptional regulator, with translation MGGTEERQSAGSGRPTSRDVARLAGVSHTAVSFVFNGRAEGNLSPATQERIRQAAEQLGYRPDPVARGLRRRRTAVIGLVTDEIASTPFAGRLLRGAMETAWDNEHLVLTVDSGGDPAKEDAAVAELLDRRVDGIIYAAMSLRRVRVPEGLHRTHSVLANCLPEDDSLPSVIPAERAGGRTAARLLLEKGHRRVAVVGGQDDIASVERLRGYRDALRAEGITVPKEWVLRTGGEISGGYEGAMRILDGAPADHRPTGIFCYNDRVAAGVLHAATRLDIAVPADLSVVGYDDQEHMAEFLTPPLTTVALPHHAMGEAAARLLLDSIETGRTPPATTRRIACPVISRASVGPAPTP